Proteins encoded together in one Porites lutea chromosome 2, jaPorLute2.1, whole genome shotgun sequence window:
- the LOC140926841 gene encoding alpha-1A adrenergic receptor-like: MNNSTAFYFKPLGARGDDELPVVPVVMILSFLSFGSVLGNSLVVIAILIHPALHSVTYLSIFSLAIADLLAGMVAMPSYILKKFSFGDPMDIIVCDVFRFSYFLTGYASVLSLAVISIERLLAVKTPLRSTTVVTHRRVIMGLLIAWFDALVISSLPFVPWDSSDSYKECNYNPTRWWSIMVIIANVIFPFLVIVTCYTYLYLIAKTHIKKILSDRSSLGHGTSKMPKQRNERRATMTIFIVIGVFVASWFPSCFYYFLQKTCPQCFSESFRSKHQSIFNALVKILTFTSSFANPLIYCWRSKHFRNAFRKILSNISRRFAKDHNSNISMEMSLYRGSTFSSEAVNAPRPKMGNAVSPENVVRRKSTGISEHNLQKRTTDLPADHRNNNLTLE, translated from the coding sequence ATGAACAACAGCACTGCATTCTATTTTAAGCCTCTCGGTGCAAGAGGTGATGACGAGCTTCCTGTTGTGCCAGTGGTaatgattttgtcatttctcTCATTCGGTTCAGTGCTTGGCAACAGTCTTGTGGTCATCGCCATCCTTATCCATCCAGCTCTTCACAGCGTCACTTATCTATCGATCTTCAGCTTAGCAATCGCAGATCTCCTGGCTGGAATGGTGGCTATGCCGagttacattttaaaaaagttttcctTCGGTGATCCCATGGATATCATAGTCTGCGATGTCTTCCGTTTCTCATATTTCCTCACCGGCTATGCCTCAGTTCTTAGCCTTGCTGTCATCAGCATAGAGCGCTTGCTTGCGGTGAAGACGCCGCTGAGAAGCACAACAGTCGTCACACACCGTCGAGTAATAATGGGCTTATTGATTGCGTGGTTTGACGCGCTTGTGATTTCGTCTCTTCCTTTTGTTCCCTGGGATTCGAGCGATTCTTACAAGGAATGCAACTACAACCCGACTCGTTGGTGGAGTATTATGGTCATTATAGCTAAcgttatttttccatttttggtGATTGTCACATGCTATACTTATCTGTATCTGATAGCAAAGACCCACATCAAAAAGATATTAAGTGACAGAAGTAGTCTGGGTCATGGCACTTCCAAAATGcctaaacaaagaaatgaacgTCGAGCGACTATGACTATATTCATTGTCATTGGGGTATTCGTGGCTTCCTGGTTTCCATCTTGTTTCTATTACTTTTTGCAGAAAACCTGCCCACAGTGTTTCTCTGAGTCGTTTCGATCAAAGCATCAAAGTATTTTTAACGCTCTTGTAAAGATTTTGACTTTCACATCATCCTTTGCCAACCCCTTGATCTATTGTTGGAGAAGCAAGCATTTCAGGAATGCTTTTCGAAAGATTTTATCAAACATTTCTCGGCGTTTTGCCAAAGACCATAATAGTAATATATCAATGGAAATGTCTCTCTATAGGGGCAGCACATTCAGCAGTGAGGCAGTGAATGCGCCAAGACCAAAAATGGGAAATGCTGTTTCGCCCGAAAACGTCGTCCGGAGAAAATCTACAGGAATTAGTGAACACAATTTGCAGAAGCGGACGACGGATCTTCCCGCAGACCATCGCAATAACAATCTTACTCTAGAGTAA
- the LOC140926842 gene encoding uncharacterized protein produces the protein MSVKKVILLLISLHAYLAPDVNASKETAKEMKIGPFTASAPSNLEEVRQKALKVHNDKRAIHDADPLTLSASMNDEAQKIAWKLASRPWKDVGQLKKPTDASTWTFYISCIERSDVKKSDAELMEDAMLRMYKYKNKGGACAFNYDNPATTPTGDKRVLAFIHMVWANSKEIGIGYAKRAVYLTNNFDGGPMAKRLCLFVTAFYKPGTPENASSQSLKTNVKKGSFNPQTECLDSNKDSEDEDSDFIM, from the exons AT GTCCGTCAAGAAGGTCATATTATTGCTGATATCTCTACATGCATATCTTGCACCTGATG TGAACGCCAGTAAGGAGACAGCTAAGGAGATGAAAATTGGCCCATTCACTGCTTCAG CCCCTTCAAATCTGGAAGAAGTACGCCAGAAAGCATTAAAAGTGCACAACGACAAAAGGGCGATTCATGATGCAGATCCCCTGACGCTTTCAGCGAGTATGAATGATGAAGCCCAGAAAATTGCTTGGAAGCTTGCTAGTCGACCCTGGAAAGATGTAGGGCAATTAAAAAAACCTACCGATGCCTCTACTTGGACCTTTTATATATCTTGCATTGAGAGAAGTGATGTGAAAAAAAGTGATGCCGAACTCATGGAAGACGCCATGTTAAGAAT GtacaaatataaaaacaaaggcGGTGCTTGCGCTTTTAACTACGACAACCCGGCCACAACACCCACAGGTGACAAAAGGGTCTTAGCGTTCATTCATATGGTATGGGCCAATTCCAAAGAAATTGGTATAGGATATGCGAAGAGAGCGGTGTACCTGACCAACAACTTTGATGGGGGACCAATGGCTAAACGCCTTTGCCTGTTTGTAACTGCCTTCTACAAGCCAGGAACACCAGAGAACGCATCAAGTCAGAGCCTAAAGACGAATGTTAAGAAAGGAAGCTTTAACCCGCAAACTGAATGCCTGGATTCAAATAAAGACAGTGAGGACGAGGACTCTGACTTCATAATgtga
- the LOC140926844 gene encoding adenosine receptor A1-like isoform X3: MFNNTETSPLLSQQDSHDIEFPRTPLVIILSVLSFGTVVGNSIVCFAINNHPALQHVTYLSIFSLAIADLMAGLIAIPSYIFKKFTWEEPYDTIVCDTFRASYFLTGYASILSLSIISVERLIAIKIPLKHMTIVTRRRVILALLVVWSEALIISSLPFVPWDSNDSDKACNYQPPHWWSIMVIISNVIVPFLVIVVCYTFMYLTAQTHIKKICSDKKGVKYNTVHFSACRERNERRGNITIMIVIGVFVLSWFPSCFYYFLQKTCPQCFSESFKSKESIVNALVKILTFTSSFLNPMIYCWRSREFRSVFLKICMKEKQKLTESFSSYINNHITRRSNTELKSIGCSTPDLKRKGDIQGSCNIKKTHVCCYV; this comes from the coding sequence ATGTTCAACAACACAGAGACTTCGCCTTTACTTTCACAACAAGACAGCCATGACATAGAGTTTCCCAGAACGCCATTAGTGATCATCTTGTCAGTCCTGTCTTTTGGAACTGTTGTTGGCAACAGCATTGTGTGTTTTGCAATTAACAACCACCCAGCTTTGCAACATGTGACCTACCTTTCGATTTTCAGCTTAGCAATTGCCGACCTTATGGCCGGACTCATTGCCATACCCAGTTACAtcttcaaaaagtttacttgGGAGGAACCTTACGATACAATTGTGTGTGACACTTTTCGCGCGTCCTACTTCCTCACTGGTTACGCTTCTATTCTGAGTTTGAGCATCATCAGTGTGGAGCGTCTGATCGCAATCAAAATTCCGCTTAAGCATATGACCATCGTCACACGTCGTCGAGTCATCCTGGCATTGTTAGTTGTTTGGTCTGAGGCGCTGATCATCTCGTCGCTTCCTTTCGTCCCGTGGGACTCAAACGATTCTGATAAGGCATGCAATTACCAGCCTCCACACTGGTGGAGTATAATGGTCATCATTTCTAACGTGATTGTTCCATTTCTTGTCATCGTGGTATGCTATACGTTCATGTATCTCACTGCTCAGACCCATATCAAAAAGATATGCAGTGATAAAAAAGGCGTCAAATACAACACAGTGCATTTCAGTGCGTGCAGGGAGCGTAACGAACGAAGAGGaaatataacaataatgatCGTCATTGGAGTATTCGTGTTATCCTGGTTCCCATCTTGTTTTTATTACTTCTTACAGAAAACCTGCCCACAGTGTTTTTCCGAGTCATTTAAATCAAAGGAAAGCATTGTCAATGCTTTAGTCAAGATCCTAACTTTTACATCTTCCTTTTTAAATCCTATGATTTACTGTTGGAGAAGTCGCGAGTTTAGAAGCGTGTTTctgaaaatttgtatgaaagaGAAACAGAAGCTCACTGAATCGTTCTCCAGTTATATCAATAATCATATCACCCGGCGAAGCAACACTGAACTTAAAAGTATCGGATGCTCTACTCCAGACTTAAAGAGAAAAGGTGATATACAAGGGAGTTGTAATATCAAGAAAACACATGTCTGCTGTTACGTATAG
- the LOC140926844 gene encoding adenosine receptor A1-like isoform X2, whose amino-acid sequence MVNQRSSMFNNTETSPLLSQQDSHDIEFPRTPLVIILSVLSFGTVVGNSIVCFAINNHPALQHVTYLSIFSLAIADLMAGLIAIPSYIFKKFTWEEPYDTIVCDTFRASYFLTGYASILSLSIISVERLIAIKIPLKHMTIVTRRRVILALLVVWSEALIISSLPFVPWDSNDSDKACNYQPPHWWSIMVIISNVIVPFLVIVVCYTFMYLTAQTHIKKICSDKKGVKYNTVHFSACRERNERRGNITIMIVIGVFVLSWFPSCFYYFLQKTCPQCFSESFKSKESIVNALVKILTFTSSFLNPMIYCWRSREFRSVFLKICMKEKQKLTESFSSYINNHITRRSNTELKSIGCSTPDLKRKGDIQGSCNIKKTHVCCYV is encoded by the coding sequence GAGCTCAATGTTCAACAACACAGAGACTTCGCCTTTACTTTCACAACAAGACAGCCATGACATAGAGTTTCCCAGAACGCCATTAGTGATCATCTTGTCAGTCCTGTCTTTTGGAACTGTTGTTGGCAACAGCATTGTGTGTTTTGCAATTAACAACCACCCAGCTTTGCAACATGTGACCTACCTTTCGATTTTCAGCTTAGCAATTGCCGACCTTATGGCCGGACTCATTGCCATACCCAGTTACAtcttcaaaaagtttacttgGGAGGAACCTTACGATACAATTGTGTGTGACACTTTTCGCGCGTCCTACTTCCTCACTGGTTACGCTTCTATTCTGAGTTTGAGCATCATCAGTGTGGAGCGTCTGATCGCAATCAAAATTCCGCTTAAGCATATGACCATCGTCACACGTCGTCGAGTCATCCTGGCATTGTTAGTTGTTTGGTCTGAGGCGCTGATCATCTCGTCGCTTCCTTTCGTCCCGTGGGACTCAAACGATTCTGATAAGGCATGCAATTACCAGCCTCCACACTGGTGGAGTATAATGGTCATCATTTCTAACGTGATTGTTCCATTTCTTGTCATCGTGGTATGCTATACGTTCATGTATCTCACTGCTCAGACCCATATCAAAAAGATATGCAGTGATAAAAAAGGCGTCAAATACAACACAGTGCATTTCAGTGCGTGCAGGGAGCGTAACGAACGAAGAGGaaatataacaataatgatCGTCATTGGAGTATTCGTGTTATCCTGGTTCCCATCTTGTTTTTATTACTTCTTACAGAAAACCTGCCCACAGTGTTTTTCCGAGTCATTTAAATCAAAGGAAAGCATTGTCAATGCTTTAGTCAAGATCCTAACTTTTACATCTTCCTTTTTAAATCCTATGATTTACTGTTGGAGAAGTCGCGAGTTTAGAAGCGTGTTTctgaaaatttgtatgaaagaGAAACAGAAGCTCACTGAATCGTTCTCCAGTTATATCAATAATCATATCACCCGGCGAAGCAACACTGAACTTAAAAGTATCGGATGCTCTACTCCAGACTTAAAGAGAAAAGGTGATATACAAGGGAGTTGTAATATCAAGAAAACACATGTCTGCTGTTACGTATAG
- the LOC140926844 gene encoding adenosine receptor A1-like isoform X1 produces the protein MTQGIELMELKTRSSMFNNTETSPLLSQQDSHDIEFPRTPLVIILSVLSFGTVVGNSIVCFAINNHPALQHVTYLSIFSLAIADLMAGLIAIPSYIFKKFTWEEPYDTIVCDTFRASYFLTGYASILSLSIISVERLIAIKIPLKHMTIVTRRRVILALLVVWSEALIISSLPFVPWDSNDSDKACNYQPPHWWSIMVIISNVIVPFLVIVVCYTFMYLTAQTHIKKICSDKKGVKYNTVHFSACRERNERRGNITIMIVIGVFVLSWFPSCFYYFLQKTCPQCFSESFKSKESIVNALVKILTFTSSFLNPMIYCWRSREFRSVFLKICMKEKQKLTESFSSYINNHITRRSNTELKSIGCSTPDLKRKGDIQGSCNIKKTHVCCYV, from the coding sequence GAGCTCAATGTTCAACAACACAGAGACTTCGCCTTTACTTTCACAACAAGACAGCCATGACATAGAGTTTCCCAGAACGCCATTAGTGATCATCTTGTCAGTCCTGTCTTTTGGAACTGTTGTTGGCAACAGCATTGTGTGTTTTGCAATTAACAACCACCCAGCTTTGCAACATGTGACCTACCTTTCGATTTTCAGCTTAGCAATTGCCGACCTTATGGCCGGACTCATTGCCATACCCAGTTACAtcttcaaaaagtttacttgGGAGGAACCTTACGATACAATTGTGTGTGACACTTTTCGCGCGTCCTACTTCCTCACTGGTTACGCTTCTATTCTGAGTTTGAGCATCATCAGTGTGGAGCGTCTGATCGCAATCAAAATTCCGCTTAAGCATATGACCATCGTCACACGTCGTCGAGTCATCCTGGCATTGTTAGTTGTTTGGTCTGAGGCGCTGATCATCTCGTCGCTTCCTTTCGTCCCGTGGGACTCAAACGATTCTGATAAGGCATGCAATTACCAGCCTCCACACTGGTGGAGTATAATGGTCATCATTTCTAACGTGATTGTTCCATTTCTTGTCATCGTGGTATGCTATACGTTCATGTATCTCACTGCTCAGACCCATATCAAAAAGATATGCAGTGATAAAAAAGGCGTCAAATACAACACAGTGCATTTCAGTGCGTGCAGGGAGCGTAACGAACGAAGAGGaaatataacaataatgatCGTCATTGGAGTATTCGTGTTATCCTGGTTCCCATCTTGTTTTTATTACTTCTTACAGAAAACCTGCCCACAGTGTTTTTCCGAGTCATTTAAATCAAAGGAAAGCATTGTCAATGCTTTAGTCAAGATCCTAACTTTTACATCTTCCTTTTTAAATCCTATGATTTACTGTTGGAGAAGTCGCGAGTTTAGAAGCGTGTTTctgaaaatttgtatgaaagaGAAACAGAAGCTCACTGAATCGTTCTCCAGTTATATCAATAATCATATCACCCGGCGAAGCAACACTGAACTTAAAAGTATCGGATGCTCTACTCCAGACTTAAAGAGAAAAGGTGATATACAAGGGAGTTGTAATATCAAGAAAACACATGTCTGCTGTTACGTATAG